GCGGCCAGCGGCAGGGTGCCGGCACCCCACGCCACCATCATCACGGTGAGGTACCGTCGCGGAAGTGTGAAGGATGCTGTGGCCAATGAGGCTGCGGCGCCGCCCACACCCATGGTGGCCAGGAGGAAACCGAACATGCTGGAGCCGCCGCCCAGCTGGTCGCGGACCACGAACGGGATCAGCACTTCGATGGGCCCGATCAGGAACAGCACGGAAATGCACGCCCACAGCAGCGTCCACAGCAGCCACGGTGTTTTGAGCGTGTAGCGGACGCCCTCGCGGAGGTCGTGGAACAAGGATGCCTTGGCGCGCGGCTCTGCAGGCTTCCCTGCATGCTCTGCGCCGTTGACCGGGGTGTCCAGGGCATGCTGTCCCAGAAAGTTCAGGATGACGAAGGCCAGCAGGTGGCAGGCTGCCACACCGGCCACCGCGTGGGACGGGGAAAGCGCGGCCACAACAAGTCCTGCCACGGCCGGGCCCGCCGCCTGCTGGAGGATGGGGCGCATGGTCCCCTCCATGCCGTTGGCTGCCAGCAGGTCCTCGGCTGGAAGTATCCGCGGCAGGATGGCCGAGTACGCCGGGAAGAAAAAGGCCGCCCCGACGCCCAGCACAAAGGCGCCCGCGGCCAGGTGCCACAGCTGCAGCCAGCCCAGCATGGCCAGCCCGCTGACGGCTGCGATCACCATCAGGTTTGCGCCCTCGACGGCGATGATCAGCAGCCGCTGCGGAACCCGGTCCGCGGCGATGCCTCCGGCGAGGACAAACGCCACAAGCCCGATGCTGCCCGCAGCGGCCACGAGGGACAGCTCCAAGGGACCGCCACCGAGGCGGATCACCTGATAGACCATGGCAACGGCCCACATGCCGGAGCCGAAAATGGACACCGCCAGCGCCGCGATCAGCACCCGGTATTCACGGTGCGCAAAGGGTCGGAGGGCTCTGGGTGCGGGCATGGAGTAAGTTTAGGCCGACGCAAAACCAAGGGGAACGGGCATGGAAAATGAAGCCGACCCCGCAGTCCGGACCATGGCGGCCGCCGCGGCCGTGAACTTCTCGCGGTAGCGGGCCGGTCCGGCCCGGGACAACCGGAATCAGACCCAACCCGGATAAGGTCGAAGCATGGGTACCCTTCCCGCCGGAACGTGGCGACGCAGCATGGCCTTCATCGGCGCCAATCCAGGCCTTGCGCTGCATCCGGTGGACCGTCACGGCGTGCAGGTTCCCGGCGAACCCGCCAGCTGCTTCGCCTCATTCTGGATGGCCGACTGGTCCCGCTGGGGCACCGGAAACGCCCTCCTGATCGCCACCCTCCAGGGCTGGCGCAGTTACGGCGCCAACGAGCTCTTCGCGTCCACGCTCGCCTCGGAACTGACCCGCCATTTTCCGGAGGCGGCCCGCTTCCCGCTGAACCAGCTCACCCACACACGGGACGAGTTCGACGTCGAACTGGACCTTGAGCACGGATTCCGTGCCATCGGACGCAAGGCTGAGATGGAAATATCCGGGGTGCTTGACCGCCGGCACTTTTCCGCGCCTGACTTTCAGCTGGGTGACCGAACGGCTTCAATGAACAACGTCTACCTGCCATGCAGCACCGGGCGGCTCGCCGAATTCGGGGTCGAATGGCCCGGTGCCGCAACCGTGTACCCGGGGCCGCGGGGGCCGTCGTCGTCTGCCTATATAGCGATGGCGGAGTCCTGGGTGATGTAGGCGTACGCGGCCCGGCCGGCAGGGCCGCGCCGTGGTGGCTGCGCCTTGGTGGCCGTGCCCTAGTGTTAAGGAAACACAACAGCCCC
This genomic interval from Micrococcaceae bacterium Sec5.7 contains the following:
- a CDS encoding MFS transporter; this encodes MPAPRALRPFAHREYRVLIAALAVSIFGSGMWAVAMVYQVIRLGGGPLELSLVAAAGSIGLVAFVLAGGIAADRVPQRLLIIAVEGANLMVIAAVSGLAMLGWLQLWHLAAGAFVLGVGAAFFFPAYSAILPRILPAEDLLAANGMEGTMRPILQQAAGPAVAGLVVAALSPSHAVAGVAACHLLAFVILNFLGQHALDTPVNGAEHAGKPAEPRAKASLFHDLREGVRYTLKTPWLLWTLLWACISVLFLIGPIEVLIPFVVRDQLGGGSSMFGFLLATMGVGGAAASLATASFTLPRRYLTVMMVAWGAGTLPLAAVGIMDNFWAIAAALFVFGATGGVGMVIWGTLLQRRVPPHLLGRVSSLDFFVSLALMPISMALAGPAAEVIPVWLIFLVAGGVCPVMAVVAMMAARMPADELAHPLDPGTQGSHANDTDTDTDTDTEDSRPRKGGTNAPAGSQARG